A single window of Rutidosis leptorrhynchoides isolate AG116_Rl617_1_P2 unplaced genomic scaffold, CSIRO_AGI_Rlap_v1 contig556, whole genome shotgun sequence DNA harbors:
- the LOC139884470 gene encoding syntaxin-51-like isoform X2, translated as MASSSDSWMKEYNEAVKLQEDISGMITEWGSYPASGPDTQRHLSAIRRKITILGTRLDSLQSLLGKLPANSDKELNRRKDMLGNLRTKVKQMASGLNMSNFGNRDSLLGPEIKPDAMSRTVGLDNQGLVGLQRQIMREQDEGLEKLEETVLSTKHIALAVNEELDLHTRLIDDLDQHVDVTDSRLRRVQKNLAVLNKRTKGGCSCMCLLFAVIGIVVLVVVIYLLIRFL; from the exons ATGGCATCTTCTTCTGATTCATGGATGAAAGAATACAATGAAGCGGTCAAACTCCAAGAAGATATCAGTGGTATGATAACAGAATGGGGTTCGTATCCTGCTTCAGGACCTGATACCCAGCGACATTTGTCTGCCATACGAAGGAAAATTACTATTTTAGGGACTAGATTAGACAGCTTACAGTCCCTTTTGGGTAAACTTCCTGCGAA TTCTGATAAAGAATTGAACCGTCGCAAGGACATGCTGGGGAATCTGAGAACAAAAGTGAAGCAGATGGCTTCTGGACTGAATATGTCAAACTTCGGAAACAGGGACAGCTTGCTTGGGCCAGAAATAAAGCCAGATGCCATGAGTAGAACAGTTGGCTTGGATAACCAAGGCCTCGTTGGTCTTCAGCGACAAATTATGAGAG AGCAAGATGAGGGCCTAGAAAAGTTGGAGGAGACAGTGCTAAGCACAAAGCATATTGCATTGGCAGTCAATGAGGAGCTTGACCTTCACACTAGACTTATT GATGACTTAGACCAGCATGTTGATGTTACAGATTCTCGCCTGAGG AGAGTGCAAAAGAACCTGGCAGTTTTGAACAAACGCACCAAAGGTGGTTGCTCGTGCATGTGCTTGCTTTTTGCAGTCATCGGCATTGTAGTTCTGGTTGTTGTCATATATCTGCTAATCCGATTCTTGTAA
- the LOC139884469 gene encoding LOW QUALITY PROTEIN: ethylene-responsive transcription factor ERF017-like (The sequence of the model RefSeq protein was modified relative to this genomic sequence to represent the inferred CDS: inserted 1 base in 1 codon), which translates to MMKPVSADERSDNSKYKGVRKRKWGKWVSEIRLPNSRQRIWLGSYNSPEKAARAFDAALYCLRGRSAKFNFPXNPPEIDGGRSMTPNEIQAAAAKYANDFNNQDEESHVENVEESSMSVSEMQTESPTPSVSCTMMSSATFDGSSFFNPLTSYGSGNFATEYGLYPGFDDLSNDIFAPSSSIDNIDYREDNYLFDGGNTSQGSFLWNF; encoded by the exons ATGATGAAACCTGTCAGCGCCGACGAACGGAGCGATAATTCCAAGTATAAGGGAGTACGTAAGCGCAAATGGGGGAAATGGGTCTCCGAAATCAGACTTCCAAACAGTCGTCAACGCATTTGGCTCGGATCCTACAATTCACCCGAGAAGGCGGCGCGTGCTTTCGACGCGGCACTATACTGCCTACGTGGCCGTTCCGCCAAGTTCAATTTCC ATAACCCGCCGGAAATCGACGGTGGCCGATCCATGACACCGAATGAAATTCAGGCAGCCGCGGCTAAGTACGCGAATGATTTTAATAATCAAGATGAGGAGTCCCACGTGGAAAACGTGGAAGAATCGTCCATGTCAGTTTCTGAAATGCAGACAGAGTCTCCGACTCCATCTGTCTCGTGTACGATGATGAGTAGTGCAACGTTTGATGGGTCGTCGTTTTTTAACCCGTTGACATCATACGGGTCGGGTAATTTCGCGACGGAGTATGGGTTGTACCCGGGTTTCGACGATCTTTCAAACGATATATTCGCACCGTCATCATCAATAGACAACATTGATTACAGGGAGGATAATTACTTATTTGATGGTGGTAATACAAGCCAAGGTTCATTTCTATGGAATTTTTAG
- the LOC139884470 gene encoding syntaxin-51-like isoform X1 translates to MASSSDSWMKEYNEAVKLQEDISGMITEWGSYPASGPDTQRHLSAIRRKITILGTRLDSLQSLLGKLPAKQPISDKELNRRKDMLGNLRTKVKQMASGLNMSNFGNRDSLLGPEIKPDAMSRTVGLDNQGLVGLQRQIMREQDEGLEKLEETVLSTKHIALAVNEELDLHTRLIDDLDQHVDVTDSRLRRVQKNLAVLNKRTKGGCSCMCLLFAVIGIVVLVVVIYLLIRFL, encoded by the exons ATGGCATCTTCTTCTGATTCATGGATGAAAGAATACAATGAAGCGGTCAAACTCCAAGAAGATATCAGTGGTATGATAACAGAATGGGGTTCGTATCCTGCTTCAGGACCTGATACCCAGCGACATTTGTCTGCCATACGAAGGAAAATTACTATTTTAGGGACTAGATTAGACAGCTTACAGTCCCTTTTGGGTAAACTTCCTGCGAAGCAACCCAT TTCTGATAAAGAATTGAACCGTCGCAAGGACATGCTGGGGAATCTGAGAACAAAAGTGAAGCAGATGGCTTCTGGACTGAATATGTCAAACTTCGGAAACAGGGACAGCTTGCTTGGGCCAGAAATAAAGCCAGATGCCATGAGTAGAACAGTTGGCTTGGATAACCAAGGCCTCGTTGGTCTTCAGCGACAAATTATGAGAG AGCAAGATGAGGGCCTAGAAAAGTTGGAGGAGACAGTGCTAAGCACAAAGCATATTGCATTGGCAGTCAATGAGGAGCTTGACCTTCACACTAGACTTATT GATGACTTAGACCAGCATGTTGATGTTACAGATTCTCGCCTGAGG AGAGTGCAAAAGAACCTGGCAGTTTTGAACAAACGCACCAAAGGTGGTTGCTCGTGCATGTGCTTGCTTTTTGCAGTCATCGGCATTGTAGTTCTGGTTGTTGTCATATATCTGCTAATCCGATTCTTGTAA
- the LOC139884471 gene encoding V-type proton ATPase subunit e1-like, producing the protein MGFVVTSLIFVLTGFIASLCTRICCNRGPSTNLLLLTLIMTATVCCWMMWAIVYLAQMKPLIVPILSEGE; encoded by the exons ATGGGTTTCGTGGTGACAAGCCTTATCTTCGTTTTGACTGGATTCATTGCTTCACTTTGTACCAGAATTTGCTGCAACAGAGGGCCCTCTACTAATCT GCTGCTTCTTACATTGATTATGACGGCGACCGTTTGCTGTTGGATGAT GTGGGCGATTGTATATCTTGCACAGATGAAACCTCTCATAGTCCCAATTCTGAGCGAGGGGGAGTGA
- the LOC139884465 gene encoding cell division protein FtsZ homolog 1, chloroplastic-like, with protein MATLPLEVLSSLSSNISCSFNHNTLLTSRFLSRNKTSSRRNVWGSHCFGSRNGISCSFSPVETAKIKVVGVGGGGNNAVNRMINGGLQGVDFYAINTDSQALLQTAANNPLQIGEVLTRGLGTGGNPLLGEQAAEESREAIANALKGSDLVFVTAGMGGGTGSGAAPVVAQISKEAGYLTVGVVTYPFIFEGRKRSVQALEAIEKLQMNVDTLIVIPNDRLLEIADEQTPLQDAFLLADDVLRQGVQGISDIITIPGLVNVDFADVKAVMKDSGTAMLGVGVSSSKNRAEEAARQATLAPLIGSSIQAATGVVYNITGGKDITLQEVNKVSQVVTSLADPSANIIFGAVVDERYTGEIHVTIIATGFSQSFQKTLLTDPKATTIRQESEIPDSPSPVSANSRPRLFF; from the exons ATGGCAACACTGCCATTAGAGGTATTATCTTCGTTGTCATCTAACATCTCCTGTTCGTTTAACCACAACACATTACTCACTTCGAGATTTCTATCGAGAAATAAGACCTCCTCTAGAAGAAATGTCTGGGGAAGTCATTGTTTCGGTTCAAGGAATGGCATAAGCTGTTCATTCTCACCAGTGGAGACCGCAAAGATAAAGGTCGTTGGCGTAGGAGGTGGTGGGAACAATGCTGTTAATCGAATGATTAATGGTGGTTTGCAG GGTGTTGATTTCTATGCCATAAATACCGATTCTCAAGCACTTTTACAAACTGCAGCGAATAACCCTCTTCAAATTGGAGAGGTTTTGACTCGTGGGCTAG GTACTGGTGGAAATCCACTTTTGGGTGAACAGGCTGCCGAAGAATCAAGAGAAGCCATTGCCAATGCCCTAAAAGGCTCCGATCTTGTATTCGTAACTGCGGGTATGGGTGGCGGTACCGGATCCGGTGCTGCCCCGGTTGTTGCTCAGATATCTAAAGAGGCTGGTTATTTGACTGTCGGTGTCGTGACATATCCTTTCATCTTCGAAGGACGTAAAAGATCCGTACAGGCACTCGAAGCCATTGAGAAGTTGCAAATGAACGTCGACACTCTTATCGTTATTCCCAACGACCGTCTTCTAGAAATCGCTGATGAGCAAACACCACTTCAGGATGCTTTCCTTCTTGCCGATGATGTTCTTCGCCAAGGAGTTCAGGGAATTTCAGATATAATTACG ATACCTGGATTGGTGAACGTGGATTTTGCTGATGTGAAGGCTGTCATGAAAGATTCTGGGACAGCAATGCTTGGAGTTGGCGTTTCTTCCAGCAAGAACCGTGCAGAAGAAGCTGCTAGACAAGCAACTTTAGCGCCATTGATTGGATCCTCTATCCAGGCAGCTACTGGAGTTGTGTATAATATTACTGGCGGAAAAGACATAACTTTGCAGGAAGTCAACAAAGTGTCTCAG GTGGTGACAAGCTTAGCAGACCCGTCAGCTAACATAATATTTGGGGCAGTCGTGGACGAGCGTTATACCGGAGAGATTCATGTCACTATAATCGCAACAGGTTTCTCACAGTCATTTCAAAAGACGCTTCTAACAGATCCCAAGGCAACAACAATACGGCAAGAAAGTGAAATCCCAGACTCGCCTTCACCTGTTTCGGCCAACTCCCGACCAAGACTATTCTTCTAA